Genomic segment of Helicobacter enhydrae:
CATACCATTTTGCTCAATGCAATCGTTGGTGTAGTTGATTTGTATCTGATTGCTGTGGTGCTTTTGATCTTTGCTTTTGGATTGTATGAACTTTTTATCGCTAAGATTGAAATCAAAGATGAGCAAAGCTCAAAAGTGCTTGAAATACATACATTAGATCAGCTCAAAGATAAACTTGCAAAAGTGATTGTGATGGCTTTGATCGTAGCGTTTTTCTCCAAAGTGCTTAATATGGGGATTGAAACTTCTCTAGATATGATTTATTTTGCAGGATCTATCTTGGGCTTATCGCTAGGTTTGTATTTTTTGCACAAGGATTCTAAACATTAAACAAAGGAGTTAAAATGAAAAATCTTATTTATAACACGCAAAGACACAAGGGAGCATTGGAGCAAGTTGAAATAATGCTTGCAAATCAAAAAGAAATTTATTTCTTTGGTGGTCTTGGTAGTATGTCTTTAGCTTCCGTCAATGCACAATTTTTGAAGACTAAAGGGATTGATTTTAATGGCTTTATAGCAAATGAGAGGTTTATCCAGCAGGCTACACATTTGGGCAAACCAGTTGTTGCGATTGAGAAATGCGAAATACCAAGAGATGTCAATGTGATTGTTGGAATCTCAAATTGGATAGACGCACGATCAGAGCTTGAATCGTATGGTTTTCACAATATTTTTGTGTTTGACGCATTTGCAGAATTGTTTTTGGAAGATATCACTTTGGAATATTTCCAAAAGAACATCGATGGATTTGAACAAACTTATGCAATCTTGCAAGATCAGACATCAAAAGATTGTATGGTTGCTTATCTTCAAGGCAAAATTTTCAATAATTTTTCAGGATTAGCCTCGACATATGCGGGGGGGGGGCATATTTTAAAAGCGTGCTAAATTTTGGAGTGGATGAAGTGATGATTGAT
This window contains:
- a CDS encoding YqhA family protein, producing MKFLHQIFANILWNSRLFVIFAVVLSMVGSILLFWVASVDILKAGAKTYQYYTNGLSAGEDIHTILLNAIVGVVDLYLIAVVLLIFAFGLYELFIAKIEIKDEQSSKVLEIHTLDQLKDKLAKVIVMALIVAFFSKVLNMGIETSLDMIYFAGSILGLSLGLYFLHKDSKH